Proteins encoded together in one Cyanobacterium sp. T60_A2020_053 window:
- a CDS encoding TIGR04255 family protein gives MEHLANKPLIEAIFEIRWQINQSSQFPSEANTQLILGRLFDRLKTNYPHYEPLPFANVPEMMAEGLVKHRFKSEKTWPLIQLGTGILTINDTENYLWNDFKPRVMDVVSQLHDSVPNQEEFKTKNLMLKYVDAIDINSEEDIYNFLQEKMQLNISLNTALFENTYLQKKPVQLDLTLSFECEKPKGILNFRIFQGKKTDNTGKIISDALIWETTIQSNENDLPDISTKLDQWLEEAHHVTHNWFFALVDGELLGRFQ, from the coding sequence GATGGCAAATTAATCAGTCATCTCAGTTTCCCTCAGAAGCAAATACACAATTAATACTAGGACGATTATTCGATCGACTAAAAACAAATTATCCTCATTATGAACCATTACCCTTTGCTAACGTGCCAGAAATGATGGCAGAAGGATTAGTTAAACATCGATTTAAAAGCGAGAAAACATGGCCTCTTATACAATTAGGAACAGGAATTTTGACGATAAATGATACAGAGAATTATTTATGGAATGATTTTAAACCAAGAGTAATGGATGTTGTTAGTCAATTGCATGATTCTGTTCCTAATCAAGAAGAATTTAAAACGAAAAACTTAATGCTGAAATATGTTGACGCTATAGATATTAATTCGGAAGAAGATATATATAATTTTTTACAGGAAAAAATGCAATTAAATATATCTCTGAATACAGCACTTTTTGAGAATACCTATCTTCAGAAAAAACCAGTGCAATTAGACTTAACATTGTCCTTTGAATGTGAAAAACCCAAAGGTATTCTAAACTTTAGAATATTTCAAGGAAAAAAAACAGATAACACAGGAAAAATAATTAGTGATGCTTTAATATGGGAAACAACTATTCAATCAAATGAAAATGATTTGCCAGATATTTCAACTAAATTAGATCAATGGTTAGAAGAAGCTCATCATGTAACTCATAATTGGTTCTTCGCCTTAGTTGATGGTGAATTATTAGGGAGGTTTCAATAA